AGTtgtataatatttaaaagaaaatccagtttttaaaatggacaaaagacttggaCTGTTTGTGAAAGATACAGAGATGGTtataaaaacatgagaaaatgccCAATATGAAACGCAATGTAATATTGGGTTGGATcctgaaacacaaaggaaagtaGTGGAAAACTTGTGAAACTTCAATCAaatctggagtttagttaatagtaatgtaccaaCGTCAATCTCTTAGTTTTAACCAGTATAccctattttttaatatattaaaattagggCATACTGGGTGAAGGATATTGAGGAACTCTATGCTATCTTTGCAAAATTTCTACAAATTTTAGATTATccccagtttattttttaaagaagtgctCAGtgatcaaggaaatgcaaactaaaattaCAATGTAATAGCATCCCACATACCCACTAAAACAGTTAAAACTGAAACAGATCAACAGCAGCAAATGTTGGTAAGCTACAGGAACTCTCATAAACTGTTGTGAGGGCATAAAATGATACTCTGGGGAGACTTGGCAGTgtcttaaaaactaaacatgtatCATCTACCGTGTTACCACATCCATTCCACTCCAAGATATTTGTCCAAAATAAGCGAAAAATACATGTCCAAGCCTTCCGTAAATccacagcaactttattcataatagccaacagCTGGAAAAGGCCCAGGTTTCCATCAACAGGTAAACTGTACTATGCTCAtactcagcaaaaaaggggaacaAATTATCGAGACTCAACACggctgaatctcaaaagcattttgCTGAATGAAGGCCTCAAACAAGGTTGCATACTTTGACTGCGTTTAGATGTTCTAGAACAAAGTTAGTCTATCTTTGGGGGATGATGGAAACAACTGCCTAGAAAGAGCCACAAGGTGCTTGCTGGTGTGATGGCAATCTCACGCTACACTTGGAAATTTCAATCTGAAACATTTGCATATCAAGTTTATCTTCAAAACCTCTAAATATTGAGTTCATTATTGATAATGTTTGAGTGTTTCAGGGCAGTGTATTAATGTGTGCAACTAAATTAATGGGATGAAGTTTTTCTGCAACTAGTATGGAGCTAAGGTTATCTACAGAATGACAAGGTATTAAACAATGGATCCTAATACTCAGCTAACATTCCTTGTCCACGTGATAAGTTCTGTTCAACTGGCCAAGTTCAATACCCTGTTTTAGGTACTGATAAAGTTAATGCATGTATCAGAACCCACAAAAATGGAGGCTGCCCCAGTGGCCTAGCCCATGTCACAAAGCTACACCTAAGTCAGCCTGCTCTTACAGGGAAGGACCTGTCAAGGAAACCTTACACCAATCACAATTCTCCAACTCAGCTTTAACTAGCTTACCTTACTCTAGAAAATAGAACCTTGCAGCCAGTCATAACCAGTTTCTGCAGTGCCTCTTCTAACGCTGTCAACTCATGCCCCAGATCCCTCCGGAGCAGTGCTCCACTTTTTGCGAGGCACTCTACTCCAATCCATGGATTGCTTTCCTTCGAATAAAGGACagtgcaatgaacatgggaggcAGATGTAtagaggagataaagcagagaaacagTTGTCAGTACAGAAGCACACTTATCAAGTGCTGCTGGTTTAACAGCATCACTGATGGACTGAGTCCCAGGTGGGAGTCATCGTCAAACCGAGTTAACTGACCCGTTTCTCCTGAAAGTTACGCAGGAAATAGTAAAAGCACCACAGTACATCTTTGGTATTTTAGCTTCTAGTTCTTTGGTGTTACTGCTCCCATTTAATTTGagggtaaggattaaatgaaatcatctGAATTACTTCGGTGCCTAGCTGAAGCTCACTCCCCTATAAAGTAGGCCTAGTCACAGGAACAGGCCACTTCAGTGACTATGTTCCCTGGCAAGTGCTCAAGTGCCACAGTGCAGAACTACAGTCCGAGGGAGGGAGACATGGGGAGATCACATTTAAAAGCCTAAATTTCTTATtgcaaaaaggtaaaaaagaaccCAGGGCACAAAAAAAATGCATGTTAAGTTTTATTAAGTTTCAAATACAAAAcattccaaaaagagaaaagcaatctATAATACCTAAGTTCTACTATAGTCAAGTACCAGTTaaacaaggaaaacattttatcattctatttcttttacaaCCAGTATAAAACCAAAAGAATCAAGACTGATTCTTTTTCCAACGGGAGCAGAATTAAGTCTGCTGGGTCAGTAAACTATTTGCCAAACAGCTGTCTGGTCATTTAAGTGTACTTCTTAATCTGAATTTAGTATTCATATTTACTATGATTAATTTCTCTTCTACACTATCTTCAAGATATCTAAATTAAATCTCAAGAGCCAAAAGGACCTCAGAATATAAACCCAAGTAATTCAGATTATATGAGGATTGTGGAAGACAGCTACGTGAAAGTGCAACAGCTATTTAAATTTGGTCCATACTCCTATGGTCTGTGATTAGAAGAGCCTGTTAAATGAGGGTTAAAATTTCTGGATTATTTTCCACAAGTGCAAATGTTAAACATGACAGTTAGTACTGCTATTTACTATACAAAAATTCTCAGAAGTTGAGTTGGTTCTTCTAACCCAACAACTCAAATCTGTTTCCTTTGAGAACATTAGCTTTTATACTCTTTTTTCTAGTTGTTCCTTGATTTATTTCCAAGACAGGAGGTGGGAGTAAATTAGTTACAaaacaacagttaaaaaaaaaaaaagagccaagtgGCCcaattttctttccagtttttaaagTGTGCTATGTTTCCAGTTACTTTAGTTTCTAGAAATTACTTTTCCCTGTAGTTTTGCTTTAAGAgtaaatcccacttctggatcaAGACCAAAAAATGTTTCACTTGCTGAAAATCAGACACTTCACTGGATAAAGAGTTAACACTTACGCCTTTCAGTTTCGTAAGGCAACTTTCTGAGAGTAAGTGATAAAGTGATAATTAGGAAGTTCTAAGTTGCAGAGTTGCCCCTATGATACGAGCTGAATAAAATGAAAGCCAAAGCTGTAACATCTACATAAAGAACCACAAGAACTTCCTGACTACCTTCCACTTACCAATGTAATtgctcccctttctccatctGGTCAGTTACTTAAGTAACTACCACTCCCTATTAAGAGTGCTAACCAACGCTGACGCCTCCCTCAGATCCACAGGAACCCTTGAAGGCAAACATCTATTGCCTGCACCAAACCAACTCTGATGAGTACTGCTTATGCAACTGTTGTGCCTTATCGACAATCAGCCGCCTTCTGCTTCAACAACTCTGTAAAAATGGAAAAGCACGTGATCAGGTCGCAAGATAGTTTTATATTGGTAATTACTCCTCCTCTTACCTcttctttaaatatatacttttttgtcGCTTTGACTGGCAACaaaacatttccttaaaaattgcAAGCCCTAAGAAGCAACCATAAATGCCTGTTACAATTCCTGTAAGCATGACTTTGGTAATATTAAGACCATGTATGTTATCATTATACCAGTGTTACTCAAACTTGGAACTTACTAGCAGCTGCAACTATTCTCTTTAGCCAATTTGTACTGTAGCTGAGCAAACAATCAGGCACTAATAAAAAGGGTCTCCTTTTGCAAAATGCATGAGAGCAAGTTTGAACATTCAAGTGAAGTTTGCTCacataccaaaatgttaactgtACAACTGCCTATGAAGTATTAGCAAGCTTTATACTTTCAAAAATAGCTAATACTGCATGACTGAGCCACTAATGGAAACATACCTAATGTTTAAAATAACCTCACCCTACATAAAAAGGACTGGTAGTTAACGTGCCAGGTGTATACACTACAGCACTTAATCCTCGTAATCCATGAGTTGCTATCATTCTACATGTAACTTGCCAATCAGTTACACAAACTAGCAAAGCTGTTTTTAAACCCATGAAGGCCATGCTTTCAACACTTACCTTAGCATCTGATTTCTTTTAGTTGCCAGCTTTATCTAGTGTGAATAAATCAGCACTCCATGACCATAATGACCAAAATCCTCAACctgtaaaaattaaataggtAACTAGTTATCTCTCTTAAGGCAATTCTTTTAAACTTGCCTATAACTGCCctcttttccagaaagaaaaggcaagttCAGACTTGCAGCTTAACGTTATTTCATGTTCTACTACTTCTTAAGTGGTGGAAGAGTCACTGGCTTGGGATGGACTGGAATGGCTTAAATGGTTAAGTTGCATGGCTTATGGATTCTCACTCTGTTCCAATGGTGCACTGCCATGTTAAATCCATAAGTTGAACGGACAAAACTTATTTGAAGGAATAAGTGCAGGGTAAGGATTTTTAGTTGGAGGTCTTCAAGTTTACTATATTCAAGAGCATCTTTTTCAACTTCATGGCTGGACCTGGGTCATGCTGCCTcaggttttgctttttaaagaccACTTGCAATAGATTTTCTCCATACAGTGTAGTTTCATAGAACTAAAAACAAGTCAGGCATCCAACTAAATGTCAAGTTTGCAATGGCTTACAGGGGTAGAGAGAGGGGGGACCCCAAACTTAAGCCATTTCCTATATTGACTAAAAGactaatttgaaaaatgttaaaacatatGAAGCATGTTTAAAGGTCTTCatcaaaaagacttaaaaaaaaaaaaagataccccCTCCCAAGCCCCAGATCGCTATTGGTAAACAACAGCTGTATTATTAAGGCCTTTAAGTGTcatacatgcttttaaaaaaaaaatccaagtgttGAATTTGGAGGACTTCTAATATGCTATCGAACACTTTGCttttccaaagttttttttttaatctagaaagCATTTCCATCGCCATGAGGTACAGTGTTTCACTGTACTAGGAGGAAGGTTTAAGTGTTCAATTTCGACTTAGACGGAAAAACTAGTTTGCTTTGCTTACCATCTTTGctgtttcacaggcatttgaTGCTTTAAATCTGATGTGGAATGCTGATAGATTCACTTTTTAGAAGTCATAAGCCTTTGAGAAGTTGGAGATAACTTCATTGCTTatctattttctcctttgcaaTCAAGCTGTTCCTTAAAAGTGAGACACTACAGAGTTGCAAAAATTTGAAACAGTAAGAGCAAGCATCGTTTGCAGCTTCATGGTTGGTTTTGGCCAAACTTTTTATTTAGTATTCTGTAGTTGCTTAACACACACTTAAATGGTCttattgggggagggggaaaggggaggtTCTTGTAGATTCCCAAGGAAATGTCAGAAAGGCAATATGGCCAGCATTATCCACTTGTTTTGGGTTTACTGGGTGAATAGCACTTTCCTTACATAAGCATCTGATCTCAGGTTTTTCAGACTGAGAACATTGAGATTTCAGTTTGAAGACACCCTGAAATCCTAAGAGTAGCATAACCCGACCACCCTCTATATAGAGCTAGCTTGTTTATGTAGGCAGAAAGAGCCATCTCTCCATTTTAGATGGCTAGATGTCTGTGGAAGATCTTAAAATTGTTTGCCTTATTTACTGGGAAAAATCAGATAGGAAGTGGCCTTTAGGGAAACTTTTACTTGGAAAATTACAACACTACTACACAAGTAAAGTCTTAACACATTTAACATTTGCTTGTTGAAAGCAATGTCATAAAATCAAATAAGATTaaacatgttttacttttttcctcacAAGAACATAAAAATTATGGAAGGGGAACTtaacaggaaatttaaaaaaggtaacacaatttttccttttagtagtCCTTGGGTAGTTATGACAGAATAGGttccactttttgtttgtttctttgaacagGGATTTTGGtccaaagttttgtttgtttttaatatctgcTTCTGCCTCCCCCTCTATCAGATCGGCTTCCTCCACGGCCACCACCTCTTGGTGCTCCGCGGCTTGAACTGCTGTAGGAATCACGTGGAGGAGGGTACCCCCTTTCCATAGAAGGGGGAAGCCCTCTTTCTTGTCTGCCAACCCGATCACGACCACTTGAGTAGAGATCACTTCGGCTGCTTGAGTAACTGTCTCGACTTCCACCATATCCGTCACGTGAGCTGCTGTAATCATCATAGCGACTGCTTCCACCATATGATGGCGGGGGCCCTCGTGTAGGTGGAGCACTACGTGAGTTACCTGCAGGGTCAATGGTCAGGTAATATGGCAACActataaattgtatatatacaacattTAAATCTGAATTTACAGAATTCTTGTATTAAACGTTTACTTTCTCAACTGGGAGGTTTTAAACTCTGCCATTGCTGGCCATTACAGGGATTTGCTCATCTGCTGAGATACGGAAATGGATGGGTTTTAATGTTTGTTTGAAAAGACTGAAGACGGTGTGTATTTCAAGAGGATATTCCAGAGAGCTTGTTATTTTATAGTAGACACTCAGCCACTTTCCAGTGATAAGTTGCAATTTTGAACTGTAGACTTTCCTTCATATTGCAATGGTAAACATTTGATCttgttaataaaatttttaaattgtattttcactGTTGGGGGAAAACACATAAGGCTGCCAATTTAAGCAAGCAAAATCCCCTCCAAAGCAAGCAAacagcctcaaaaaaaaaacttagaaaaaacaaaagcccctCACAAAACTAGGAAAAGCCCAGCTGATAAAGTTACCCCCTTAAAAGCAAGCGAACATCCCTTTAAAAGCAAGCACCACACAGCCTAATAAACTGGCTCATGAACCTAAAAACTCAAGCTGGTGATATTCAAAGACCCTCAACCAATATCTTACCATAACTCTCATATGAATCTCTGTAGGAACCTCCACTTGGATGATCTGAATAGTCACGATCACGACCATAGCCATCTCTATCACtaaattaaagagagaaacatGTAATCCCCAAGGCATCAATTTTTACAGTTATTTCACATCAAGGCGTGACAGTCAAGTCACCTACCTATAGCCTCTTGATGGATAGTCATCACGTGAACTGGAATGACCATAATCACGGTAAGTATAATCTCTTGGTGGTGGTGCATAATCTCTTGTATCACGAGAACTTGGGTAATCTCTGCTTGAATAGCTATGACAACAAAAGTAACAGTTCACGCTTTTGATGAGCTCTCCTTCAACAATTCATTGAGACAAAAGCTACTATACTTTTCTGTTACCTGTCTTTAGTAGAATATCCATCATCTCTTGGGGACAAATAAACATCTCTACGAGAGGGCAGGGGTTCCCTTCGGGGTGGGCCTCCATAACTATCTCTTCCACGTGACACAGgagcttaaagaaaaataatcacttttaaatATACCCCAAGAGAAAAAATGTGAACTTACATTCAGGCAATGAAAAGTAGTGATGTAACCTAATATGACAATATGGAGCTAAATCAAGACATCTTCTGTAAAATTTCCTATTTACACCTCAATTCTTCTCAGTGCTAATTAACTGCATGTACCTAGATCACCTGGAGTCCACgagtcagttttcttttctttttgaggaagattagccctgagctaacatctgatgcccatcttcctctttttgctgaggaagactggccctgagcaaacatccatgcccatcttcctctactttatatgtgggacacctgccacagcatggcttgccaagcggtgccaggtctgcacccgggatctgaaccagcgaaccccgggggcgccaaagcagaacatgtgaacttgaccaaggcgacaccaggctggccctcatgAGTCAGTTTTAAGCATCATTTTTAGATTTACCTCTCAATCCTTTCCTGTGTTATGGTGGTAGAACATATTGTAATTAAGCTCACCTCTTCCTCCCATTCCACTGCTGCTGCGAACTGGTCCTGAAGGGGCAGATCTTTTAGGGGGAGGACCTCCACTTCGTGGTGGCGGTCCTCTTTTTACTGGAAGTGGTCCCCTGGAAGAACTCATGTTAAAATTCATGGAATAGCCACCATCATCTAcattaggagaaaaaagaaaaacacgtGAATACTCACGAGAATCAAGAAAAAGCTGTAAATGTGTTCTTTGCTTGACCACGAATATGACCATCATTCATTTAGCTGggaaattttgttttagttttcacttGTACAAGACAGATCATGAGACGTCTATACAGACTACGAAAATAAAAACTGGGGGTAGTCTTAAAAGTTACTTCAAAGAAAAAGtgcaaattgttttattttcatatgccCAACACCGATGCCTATCAAAACTTTCCTGCATTTGCTTTGCTCCTACAGAATGAACTACGTGGATGAGGACTAGTCTATTGTCCATcgtttaaaaatgcaatttaactAAGGAAGCCTTCTGTTTTAAGTCATAACCACTTTGGTAGATGAGCAAGCGTTCTCAATTTCAAAAGCTAGAGCCTTTAAACAAGGACTTAACCAAAAGCACCCATTGGTGTGGGTCTGCAGTTCCTAACTTATACACCAAGCCTGAAGTAGACCCAAGTCATTACCCATGTGCCCTCCACGTGAGGGAGGTCCCCTggttcctccacttcctcctcttccgCCTCTAAGGCCTCTCGGAGGGCCTCTGCTTCTTGGAGGTGGAGGTGGTCCACGTCTCCCACTTTCAAATGATGGTTTAGTGGCTTGCTCTACCTTGATGGCTTTTCCATCTAAGGACTAAATAATAGCAAAATGGTTAATTacatagacttttaaaaagaagctgGGCCAATAGCATGTCAGCAGATATGACGCAAGCAGATGATTTACATGTGTGCCTGTGATTTGACTTGTTCTCTTGTGCTCCTCTGATGTGACATGAGAAAAGCAAACTTCAGCTATCCCACTGCCCCTTCGGCTTGGGACCCAGAATAAAGACGCTGGACCAGAACTGAGCAGACCCATTAGACTGGAACCCTCCCAATCCCTGTTGAGTCCAACTTGGGTCAGCCAAACCACAGCCAATTTCCAGCACCATCAGTATGAAAATAAATGGTTAagtcacagggaaaaaaagaacttgcaGATCCACTATGCACTGTGACACCGGTTACGTCCTTCAAAATGCAGATAAATTTTGCTCACCAATTAATCTAAGAAAATATGCTACAGATACAGCCAGTGATACTTGTCCACTGACTCAAAATGTTTACTCAGTCTTTAAGAATGACACTGATGATTTAAACCAAACCATAACTTGGATCCACTGCACTGCTCGtgagtaaaatttaaaacaaggcCAGACAGTTAACAACTTCTTATAAAAACTAATAACCAAAATGCAAAGCTAAGTTATCTGATCAGTTTATGGATTCCAGATAAAACATTATCATATAATATTCTGAACTGAAAGACTTTAAGAGTATAATCGGTAACTTTGGTTATGAAATCTGATTCTGAAATTACAAAGGGCTATGATCAGAGGGTCCTGGAAAGGCGTGCactcaaaaacaaaattccagggcTGCCCTAGACCACCCTTGGGTAACATACGGTGCTATTTTATGCACCAGGATCCATAGTATCAACTTGCGGACACTCTCACCTTTCCATTCATGTCTCTGGCCGCATCCTTAGCATCTGCGGGGCTTTCGAAGGTGACAAAAGCAAATCCTCTTGATTTGTTGGTTTCACGATCTTTCATCAACAgtactaaaaaaaacaaaagtagtttTCCGGGGGGAAAAAGTGTTACTCTAGTTCGAATGAAATAACacaaatgaatatgtaaaaagaaagcTCAGAACTTCTTAGAGGacaaaatatattatcattttggATAATCAATGCAATCAAATTCATCATAGCTTATCGttttaattttaacagttttGAACGTAACTTTCAAATAACTCACCTTCCACTATCCGTCCATATTTGCCAAATACTGCTTCAAGggctttctcatttgtttctgtgTTGAGGCCACCAATAAACAGCTTTCCTGGGCGATCTGCTTCAACCATTTTTCTTCCCTGGTGAGAATCTGGTAAAAAGAACAGTATTACCTCCCTGGAAAAAGTTCCTGAAGTTTATCGGACACATGTATTTATTGgggcacatttttcttttactaaaaccATTATTCCTTAATAACCAAAGACAGCAAAAGCAGTCTTTGCTAAGCCTCGGCAGGAAACCAATTTAAATAGTTTAGTAATAGGTCAGTTTACATTAACTGGTTAAAAGGGCCAACTTAATGCCTTTATCCTTGATCCATCCTAGCAGTTTTAATCAAGTAACGGctattcaacatttgaaaaagtGAATCTTAATTATAATCCTTGATTTCCTGCCTTTTCAAGATTTAATTAACACATCCTAACcaaatggtttaaaataattatcgATTCATTCAAGGTCACGGGCCAGACGCAGGTCGTTAACGCCCAGCCCTCTTCCAAGAACTTGGTCTTTCCTCATTAGGACCCCCTAGTAAATATAAGCAGAAATGTAAAGTTTGAGCCAAGTTACGCCTCCCCTCGGTCGCCAAACCTATCCCGCCGAAAAGATTACTGATTGGGAAAAAAGTGTCAAATCATTTGATATGAAATAACGGAATGTGGAAGGGCACAGTGTAACAGCGCTCCAAGATTGCAGGAGAACCCAATTAAAGCCTGTCATTAAAAACCGCGTGGAAACACAAAATGGCGACACTTGGATTCCGCCCAGGACAAGCGACACCAGTCAAGGGAGTAACTGTGCCCAGCAGCGGCTGGGAACGTTCACAGGGCTCCCTCTGCACGGCCGCCAGCGACCGGGCCCCGCGGAGGACGCACGTGCCGGCGGCGGCCCAGCGCCATCCCGATGCAGCCACCGCGGTCTCGCCTCGTCCCGCTCCAGCCCCGACCTCCGCCACCACCCCCGCAGGCGACAGCCAAACTTGCTCGAGAGGCACACGACAAAACGCGCCGCCTACACGTCTTCCGTCCCCACTCTCCGCTTTATCTAAATAGGTCGGCACCTTTCGGCTCTTAAAATGGCGCCCGCCGCCCCCATCTCCAGGGAGATAATCCCAAGTTCGAAGGCGGCCGGAGCGCACGGAAAGCGGCGTCAGGACAAGGATGCACGTACCGGGGGGGAGGGCGACGCTTCCTGGCTCCTACGAGCTCGCCGACAGGGGCTTCCTAGCAGCTCAGCACGAGAGAGGGCTGCCGGCTCCGAAGACCGAAAGGGGAAGCCGCGAGCACTACTGCGCAACGAGGGCGAACAAAGGAGACAGCAAACTTTATACTGCCCGGGAACGAGGCTGAAGGACCCGGATGGAAACGGAGCTCAGAATTTGAAACGCAAAGGGAGGGGGAGCGGTTCCCAGCCTCCCCGTTGGCTGCCTCCTCTGTCGTTCACTCCTCGCTCCTCCCCTTTTCCCGGGCTCTCTGCGTTCTGGCCGGCGCCCGTTTCTAACCGTTTTCCCAGCCCCCACCCGTGTCCCACAAACCCGCGTTTTTGCTTTCCGCTAAGATGGTTCACGGGGTgcatttaataaagaaatgaaatttatcGCGTGTTCCAGTGGGCTGGGCACGGTGCTAAACTTTACACCCGataactcacttaattctcataaaGATGTGATGAGGGTACATGCTCCTATTTTGCCAATTTTGCAGAAACGGAAAACAAAGAAGtttagataataaaatatattttttcaaattatctcTAACAACAATTTTTATTGAGTGAGGAAAATTCTGTTAAATGTCAGGTGGGAAAAAAACGTCCAAAACGGTAGACGGGTCTTCATATACAACAATTACTCAACACCTCTTAAATGGCAGGCTCTGGGCTTGGCCGTGAGGATACAACCCAGAACAAGCGAGACAAGGGCAAGGCGCCTCGTGGGTAAagctgccagatttagcaaataaaaatacagcacgcccagttaagtttgaatttcagaaaacaaataattctttCTGTCCCAATATCATATGCAAAAAAACTTActcgtttatctgaaattcaaatctaaccgggcattctgtattttatctgccAATCCTAAATGGGAGGGaatacaaaagtttaaaaaattctaattttttaaaaactaaagaaaaaattaaatacaattaacaAATTAAACAACTGCATGCTGTGATTAGtgccagggaggaaggaagccaagTGCTTTGATGGACAATATTTGGGAGCCCAAATCTGATTAAGACGTCACAGAAGGTCTATGTAAAGAGATGACTTTGGAGATcagatctgaaaggagaaaagaaaggagccaTAGGAAAGCTAGGGGGAAAGCttttcaggaaaagaagagagcacTAAGcacaaaatggagggaaaaagatCCAGGGTGACAGGAATTTAAGGGGCGTAAAATGAGGGAGCCAAGGTAGGCAGAAACTTCGAACCCATTAAAAGATTGCTGAGGGTTAAGTGTGGAAACCGGGACACCAATGGGACAGTGCAAACAGACCAAGAGAGAAGATAGCGACTTGAATTAGGGTTGTGGTAACGACCCGGGGATGAAGGAACTATTGCTAGGTATATATGGCAGGTAGAAAGGACAGAATTTGCTGATGAATCAGAGGGGAAAGGACTGGGGTGGAATTGAGGAAACAGGGAGTCATTATGGATGACTCTAAGTTTCTGACATTAGTAGGTTATGGCTATTTACCAAAATGCTTGCAGAGGAGCAAGTTTCAgatgtgggggcgggggaggggcgggggagaaATCTGATGCTAAGGGCAGAGTTCAGGGCTAAATTGTTGctttagaaatggaaataaaacccaTCAGAATGAATGAGACCACGGAAGAGACTcaagtgggaaaagaaaaggcccAAGTCACACGGTAtgagctataaaaagaaaagtatggaGACAAAATAACTAGAAGGAAATATGCTAAAATGTTACCACTTTATCTTGTGGGAGGTAGAATTTATGGACAATTGTCACTTTTCTTCCTCACAGTTACTCTGCCCATGGTGAATTATGGTATATGCCAGGCAGGTGGTAGTAAATGATGCTCAGGTCGTGGGTACAAGCCCCAAGAAGCTTTGGAACCAGCTCTGAATTATTAACATTAATGGAGAGAATAGTACTCAGTGAGacaagaatatttgttttttatcccCCAGCCAAATAATGACAGTACAGCAAAAGTCATGTCCACTTGCCTTCAGAATGTGGTGTGGAAATTATCGGCTCTGGCGGTAGCTGGGAATTGGACAGGTTGGC
This DNA window, taken from Equus przewalskii isolate Varuska chromosome X, EquPr2, whole genome shotgun sequence, encodes the following:
- the RBMX gene encoding RNA-binding motif protein, X chromosome; the protein is MVEADRPGKLFIGGLNTETNEKALEAVFGKYGRIVEVLLMKDRETNKSRGFAFVTFESPADAKDAARDMNGKSLDGKAIKVEQATKPSFESGRRGPPPPPRSRGPPRGLRGGRGGSGGTRGPPSRGGHMDDGGYSMNFNMSSSRGPLPVKRGPPPRSGGPPPKRSAPSGPVRSSSGMGGRAPVSRGRDSYGGPPRREPLPSRRDVYLSPRDDGYSTKDSYSSRDYPSSRDTRDYAPPPRDYTYRDYGHSSSRDDYPSRGYSDRDGYGRDRDYSDHPSGGSYRDSYESYGNSRSAPPTRGPPPSYGGSSRYDDYSSSRDGYGGSRDSYSSSRSDLYSSGRDRVGRQERGLPPSMERGYPPPRDSYSSSSRGAPRGGGRGGSRSDRGGGRSRY